The nucleotide sequence TGAAGTCTTGTTCCTTgtggtatccattttgtggaccttcgctccagcccctatctgtgaagcttctTTTGTTGCGAGCTCCATGCCTGACTGTGGTTCGGCTTTTCCCCCGAGTAGTGGCCTGTACAGATCTGGAAGACTTCTGAATCCCGTTACCCGCAGACTGTTCAGCTTCACCACATGCGCGGTCCCTGTAGCCCCAGACTCTACTCTCTTCAACAGCAGCAAGTTTCCCGAACTGTCGTCCTTCTTTACTAATAGTTGTAGTTGATTTAAATTTTTTTGAACCTTCAGCATCAGTGGCTTCccctgatgtgtgtgtgtatgagtctgATCCtgagaccctaaccctaaccctaaccctaaccctgaatcacccgaggaaggagcagtgctccgaaagctagtgtttgaaacaaacatgttggactttaacctggtgttgtaagacttcttactgtgctgaccccagtccaacgccagcatctccacatcaaatctCAGAGGTAGCACTGCAATGCCTGTGCAAACATTCTGCCgacgtcactacacatcacaGGACACTTCACCAGCAGGTATGCATTCTCTCACACATAACAATTTTTCTCACACAGTGATCAGGGAATCCATGGAAAATATGAACATGAAATTAGAAAAAGTATGTTATCAGTCTAAACCTTGGTTTCAGATAGCTCCAAAATATTTGCTGTTATCAGGGATTTTTGGCAGATTGTGGCACCATATTTACTCCCCTGATCCATTGTTGAGAAGAATATCTTTCCCTGACATCTACAGTCATTCCTGAACTTTCTGAGATCCTGCACTTTGCCATAAATCTGAAAAATGTTAATTGTAACAGTTGCAGGAGTTATCCTTCACCAGGCCATGTATTCAGAGGTACTTGGAGAGTGATTTTGGCTTCGGGTCAAATCGGGTATAGCTTTGTAGTCACGGCAACTGTCCGAGGTCTGAGTTAGCAGACCCAAGCCACTTGTTGGGTTGGGCCTTGTTTAAATGTTACTGGTGAAAGTGCACGTTGCATACTCAGCCCATATCACCACAAAAATTGTAATTGGGTTTCTACAAGGCCGTTGTTcctgatttgcatatttaaatggacTCCTGTGCAtgatctttgccccccccccccttgtaaaAGCGTGGCTGAAAATCGAATGAGGCTGGCATGTTGGCAAATAAAATCCCTGCCCGATTCTACTCTATTTCTCAAGTGATAAATGAACAGCCGGTAGTTGAAAATTTCCCCTGCATTCTCATTATACCACTGGAGAGGTCGATAGTCATTCAGTGaaaggtgaaatttgggatgcaaAATAACATTATATGAATGTCAGCAGTAACAACAGGAGCCATGTTTGTATTGTTGATGAGTAGCCTTTCATGAGACCTTTGCAATGGAATCTTTTTATTCAGTGATTAACGGATAGTACACATTCTCCTGAAATGTCACAGTTGATCAGGAAGCATTTGAAACCCTGTTCTAATGCTTTCAAAAAGCAAACAATTTGTGAATTGTGGCTGCAGTCTGCTCCTCTGTGTCTATCCATATTCCTTGCTTAAGAATCAACATTtgataaatgtttaaaatttgtATTAGATACTTACGCACTGAATTGTTTTATGGCCACTCATGGTATGAAGCTAACCGGGATGATCAGAATTGATTCATATGTTTTTCAGTCAtagtcattaataataataatctttattagtgctacatgtaggcttacattaacactgtgattgATTGTTGTTGCATTAACAATTATTAGATCATTTGAaaaggcaatgaagttactgtgaaaatcccccagtcgtcacacactggcgcctgttcggatacactgagggagaattcagaatgcccaattcacctaacaaacaaatctcttttgggacttgtgggaggaaactggagcacctggaggaaacccacgtagacgcagggagaacgtgcagaattcgcacagccaggaatcgaacctgggtccctgacgctgtaaagcaacagtgctatacagcagagaaggaggccattcagcccattgagcacaTGCCAATTCTAGGAGATCTTTCCCACCTTCAATGTGTGGACCAAAGCTCTCCCCTCTGGCTACCAACCAGACATGTTTGTTTTAGAATTGAGTGATTCAGTTGAATGTTGCATATTTTCTTGTATACTGTGAAATATCTCACTGACCACCATTCAGTATCTTTGAATAACATCGGTGTTACTCTGGTTTCAGGAGAGTCCTTTGAAACACAACTTTTCCAAGCATGATAGTCAACGGGTGTTTCACGACAGTGCCACCTACCTGGAGAATGTAAGTTTAGAGCACGATACTTGATACACCAACACAAAGACTTTCAATTCTTTCATATCACTCCATTAAGTAATGGATACTTTTGCAAAATGCACTGGTGAAAATTGATAGTTATAACATATTGTTTTAACATATATCAACCAGGTCCTTTGTCCCTATAATCCTATGGATCTTGCTGGAGAAATAATGGCATGTTTCTAAGGAATGTCATTATTAATGTGCAAATTGGCCATAAAATCCAAGGCATTAAAAGATATGGCTGGAGTTGTGAATCTCAAGAACCTTCTGGTCAACTTATGAACTCTACCATTAGCTTCTCTGTTATTTTTAAGAACTTGCTGGAATTTCTCATTCAACATACCACAAGGAATACAGTCATGTAGTTAACGGTACCTTTTCAAATGATCTAATAATTGTTAATGCAACACCAATCAATCGCTCTGGCCCAGAATGGAAACAATTGTAGATGTTCAATCTCATTCCTGCCTGGAACCATTCACTAgagattttttaaattcaaaatttAAAATGCAGCCCATTATGGCAATTGTACAATCGAGTCCATAAAGTTCCAGCAATAAAACCACAATGTTAAAGAACTGTGATGTTAAAAAGGGACAAATATGATAAGTAATTCCTGACACACTCCAACCATAGTTCAGGTTGCATTAAAATTTGCAGGAAATGCAAATAACAAAGCCATAgagaaaaggacagggcacaaacAAAAGCACAGGACAAAAGTAATTGTAAATCTGCTGCTGTGACACCCCAATGTTTCACAACCAATAGGTGCTTTTGAAATATAGTCACAATTGTAATTTGGATTATAGCTGTTAGTTGAGAATTATCATAACACAACACAACCTTAAACCATTCATTGATATATGTCAAAACATTTTGATGAAATAATCTATATTATTAAATGTGTTGTGTCTTTAATTTTAGAATGTCTGATTGTAGTGCCCCTTCTGTCAATCAGATACCACTACCAAAGACCACTGATGATTCAACCAATCAGATAGCAGAACGAAAAACCATATCAAGTCCCAAAGTCCTGAGGCAGATTTTAACTTTTGGGTGGTTTCTGGCATTTCTCGCTGGCTTTCCATCCACCCATTCTTGGAGTGGAGAAACTGGGATCATTTCAAAGTCCTGACCACACTTACATGGAGCATGCGGGCTGCTTGCCCCAGAGGAGCATCACAATGCAGCCCGCTGGATTCAGACCTATCAATCTCCAATCAACATCTGGCCAGAAACTAGGAAAGTCCTTGGGGAAGGGCTGCAAATGCAGAGGACAGGTATTGCAGGCAACCCTCAATGATCTTTATCCACCATGTAATCTTCTGTGGGAGATAGACCCTAGGTCAAATTAAGGGAAAAGGATTTTGAGAAATTTCTCGCCGATCCCCACAGGAAATGAAAAACAAATTCTAGGAGTTAACAGTGACCAGAAGGTACATTCCCACATCCCACCtaccttttgtgcaaagtaatATTCCCTCCTCAAGGAATTTGCCCAGTTCCATTTTGAACATTTGCAGTGAATCTGCACCCGCAGCACAAACTAGCAATTTATTCCAGAGGTCTTCCAGCAAACCTCTTGATATCTGACACCTCATTAACATTCAAGTTGATGTGGCAATTTAATGACGGCGTTTATTTCAGACAGTCAGGGACTCTCTGGATatagcatagaatataagaggagATTAGAGGGAAATTGATAACAATTGTTTACCCCCTTTTGGAATCGAGTAATGTTTAATTAACAATATGTAAATGTAGCATTTATCCTGTGTTTCGATAACATATGTATGTTCCCTTATTGTTTCCAACTTATCCAATTGAAATAATTTGTCCATACGTTCAGCCTATTCCATTCACTATTCTAAATAGTCAATCGAAGGCTCCACTTTCTGTGGGTAAAAATCCCCAGTTCCTTGATCCTATCACGGTGACTTAGGGATTTTAACTTTGTAATTAAGTGGCCCACCTCTGAATGTTTTCCAAAGCCTATACATTTGCCACTTTGTGAGGAGACTAGGATGGGACAGAATACTCTAGATAGGTTTGATCCCAAGGTCCAGTACAATGAAAGTATTTTATTTTACCGTAAATCCTCATAACTGTACTTTATAAACTTTAACCTCTCAGGACTGGGCTCAAACGTTTCAACATTTATGCattataaggggcagcacggtggcgcagtagtagcactgcagtctcacggcgccaaggtccctggttcgattctgggtcactatccgtgtggagtttgcacattctccccgtgtttgtgtgggctttgcccccgcaacccaaagatgtgcaggtaggtggattgaacacattaaattgccccttaattggaaaaaatgaagtgggtactctaaatttatattaaaaaaaagagctgaactcaagaaacATTGTTTCTTGAGTTTAgctcttaaaaaaaataattatgcaTTATATCATCGAGATCTTTTTCCCTCTCAACAGACTTAAATTCAGAATCCGATGTTGTATACCAATGCTTGGCATTAGCCCAACCAAAATGCTAAACACTCCATTTATCAGCTTTAAATGGCGTCATCCATTTTGTCAACAATCCAGATCAGATTGCAATCTCATTTTCTCTCATGAGAGTTCTGATATCAACACAGACATTGGTGTCGCCCATGAACATGACGACGGTACTTCAAATACCTTCACCCAGATCATTGATATAGAGTAACCAGCCTAGTGCTGAAAATGTTATGCCAGTCCTGTTCTCAAACCCACCAAAAAATGACTAAAGTCTGAAAAATTTTCTATGATACCAAATATTTTTTTACCAATACCAATATGAAAATATATTAATATTCCAATACAGGACAGTATTTGTGACAAATTGTTAAAgtattttaaatttcttttttctAAACTGGTGCATTCTGACTGATGCCTTTCCCTACAATATCTCAGGTTAAGCAGCTGGAGGTTCAGAACAGCTCAATGAAGGAGCCACAGGACGCACTCCTCTCTGATGGAGTCTGACATTCAAGGAGTCAAAAGTCAGATGTCTATAAAAGTCAGCCTAAACTCAATGAACAGAAAATCACAGCCAGTACTTCCCTTTTGACCTTTTGGTATATTCCCATACATAGACGAAAAGCTTGGCATTTCTTTTGACTTATTAATTTTTCATACTGCCGTTTTTACATAACCACCATTTTTATATGGAACCATTGTAAATAAATAAtacttttatcatttttaaatgtCTCAGTTTTTCGCAGAATAAATCCCCAAATCTCTGGCTTGGTGCTGTTTTTGTGGCCTATCTCTTTCCCTTGATCAGTAATCCAGCCCAGGGAAAGGACAGTGGGAGTAGCAGTATTGAGAAACCGAGTGCAACTCACAGCTGTAATCTAGTGGGATAAGCTGACTCTGCTGCTTAATAGCTTGTACCACAGAATTTAAATATTTTTAGTTGCACCAAATAGACTTTAGTATTAGAGTTCATCAAGGCCTTCTATTATTGGCATTCTAAGGAAGACAATTTAGTGGCATTAATGGAGGAGGTCCAAAGGGATGCACCTTGACACATGTTAGGATCTTGGGTTTTCACAGGCCGACTTAATGCAGTTCCAATTCCAAATAATGAGATTGACTCCTCCAGAGTGAATCTCACACTGCAATCCTCTGGACTCGGGTTTGGGTCTGATTCCAAAGTGATTTCTGTCATTTTTCTGTCAGTGAAAACCATTTTGATCTCATACTGTTGCCTCAATAATGCATACATATTTTTATTTGTGCCATTTTCTATCATACAGGCTTTGGCAATCTCCCAAATGTTTTATTATAAGAGCCTATTGGACTTTGCTTAAAAAATTAAATGTCGGTAAAGCTGTACATGGTAAGAACACCAATGAGGGATGTGCCTGAAGTTTGGGCAGAGTTTCAATTTTTCTATGTACAAAATGAAGAATAGAGTATTAAATTCCAGAACCTGATCCAAGACTCTTAGAATGTCTGTGAGAGACATTAATCTGTCACGAGTGTGTTGCCTACTCTGGGAATGTTGCAAGGTGCAGAACCCTCTTTAACTACTTACTAAATTCTTTGGAAATAACATTCACAAATTGTCTTCCCTTTCCATAGAGCAAGACTAAATGTCGGGCGAAAACTGCCTTTGGAAGAAGCAGCGAATTTAAGAAAGATTTAATTTCCTGGATTCCGATTCAGACAGAGAGACAACAGCAGTGGCCCTTAATATCCACGTATAAAGCAGATTTCTGGCATCACAGAAATCCACAATCGACAGCAGTGATGATTCCTCAGCTGCTGGTCCCACGTGTTCGTCCGTTGATAACAGTTGCCCATCCTAGATCAGAGATCATGCAAACAACATATCGTCAGTTCTACGGCCACTGCCAACCAAATCCAAATGTTCATACAAATGTCTTCACTGGAGAAGTGCAGAGCACGCCCATGGAAAAGGAAGCAACATTTGTCTATGTGAATCCCAAACCAAAGACCGCAAGTGGAAAATGGAGAGCAacgtctttattgtcacagggcACCACTGTCGCTGACTGTCTCTCTTGGCCTGGCCCAAAAACAGATACAGCGCATGACTGAAAACTCCATTTAGGAACAAATCAGTTCAAGCAGAAAACAAGAATCCCCCACCCAGTGTTTGTATATGATTTCAGAGAGAAAAAATTGTATGTTTTTCTCATTTTTACATTTGATTGTTTTTCAGGTATTCCTAGGGAATATAATGGGAAGAAGGTTCACAAACAACCTTCTGGACATGGAAAATAATTTACAACCAGTCCTGAGCCAGTACTTACTTCTCCCATCACGATGATCAAAGTTGGGAATTTCTTTTTTTCAGAATTTTGAAAAAGTGTCAAACACTTACTTTTCTTGGCAATGCCAGATTAGGACAAAATGGTGGAATCAGATGAAGTAACTCAGAAGTTACACAATAAATTGGATGAAATAACTGTGGCGGGCAAATAAagagcagatgaaatttaatgcagtccGTTGAAAATTGTAACTCATAAGGTGGAATAATGTGCAACATACATACTCGGTGAATACTGCCGACATAGCTGAATATGCAGTCGAAAGAGAGCTTGGGGTCTTTGTAAATTCTACACTAAATATGTCCAACAAATGTACGGCAGCAATCAGAAGAATGTTTAACTATAGCTTTGTTGTATTAGTTGTCCAGAGCATTTGTgttgaaatcccaccatggcagtttgaCAATATGAAAtcgattttaaaaatctggaataaaaagctaccATCAAGTAAAAAGTGACCATGATGCTATTGgagtgtcattaaaaaaaaatctacttgTTATTAATGCCCATTAAAGAAGGAGTTCTTATAAAGTTATTTCTAATCATGGTTCCTtccccaatgtggttgacttttaagtgCCCTCTGAAGTTGTCCAGCAAGCTATTCAGTTGTTAGTCAAAtaaggatggtcaataaatgccaaccttgtcagtgacacccacaacccaaaacggaacgaaaacaaaaacaaagcagTTGCGCATAATTAAGAATTCATGATCAAACtctaggcaggattctccatttgagagactattCTCCTGCTGGAGTCTGCACTGGCGTTAGGTTGGCACCCTGGAGTGATTCCCTCTCATTAGTCATGCAAATTTTTGCATGGCGGGGAGCTTGCGGGATTCTGTTGGAATCCTGGTATCGTGCTGCCATTATGAGTGGGTGGTCCAATACCGAGGTCCGCCGGCTGGCCCCCCTTCCCTCGCAAATTGCAaatcctgccctccccaccccctgctgacaagtaggggcatccacccccctccccccaccacaggaatTGCGGGTtatcccccccctccacagcacGCACGCATCAGgcccccagcagagacccccattagacactcccatatcagagacacccctaTCTGAGACCCGCCCCCCCTATCAGTGATGTGTTTTGGAtaatgaagtaacagctgctgctttcaataAACTCCTGTCTGAGGCAATAGGTGTAAGGGGCTGGTCACTGAAGAAGCAGAGATTTTTCATTGtttctgcctccactgctctttggCTTCCAAGCAGGTTTGACTGATGGTAGGGCGGGGTGCCTGATATGGGACTCTCTGGTTCAGGGGTCTCTGAAATGGGTGGTCTCTGAAATGGGGATACTCTGATGTGGGtatctctgatgggggggtctcaaATGTGGGAATAGCTGATATGGGaccctctgatatgggggtctctgatatgggactctgatatggggtctctgatatgagaCTCTTTGATGGGAGGGTTTCTGATATGGGAATCTTTGAtatgggtgtctctgatatgggactCTCTATTGGGGTCTCTCATGTGGGACTCTCTGatatggaggtctctgatatgggggtctctgatatgggactCTGATGGGAGTCCCTGATATGGGACCCCCATATAGGGGTAAccgatatggggggtctctgatatgggactCTGATATGGGATTTCTGATATggcggtctctgatatgggggtctctgatatgggagtctctgatatggggttctCTGATTTGGgactctctgatatgggggtctctgatatgggactCTGATATGGGatttctgatatgggggtctctgatatgggactctctgatatgggggtctctgatatggggtctctgatatggtgggtctctgatatggaacTCTGATGGGAGAGTTTCTGATATGTGACCCGCTGATATGGGACTCTCTGATCTGGGGGGTCTcggatatgggggtctctgatatgggagtctGACAGGGGAGTCTCAGAtatgggggtcactgatatgggagtctgatatgggggtctctgatatgagggtctctgatatgggagtctGACATGGGAGTCTCAGATatggggggtcactgatatgggagtctgatatgggggtctctgatatgggggtatctgatatgggactctgatatgggggtctctgatatgggactGATATGGGGGTCTTTGATATGAGACTCTGATGAGGCGGTCTCTGATATGGGACTCTCTGATGTGGGATCTCTgattggggggggtctctgatatgggactCTCTGACATGAGACTCTTTGATttggggatctctgatatggggggcggattctccgcacccgcggagaatcgcggaagccgcCGTGAAA is from Scyliorhinus canicula chromosome 11, sScyCan1.1, whole genome shotgun sequence and encodes:
- the LOC119973956 gene encoding uncharacterized protein C3orf84-like, which produces MAGAITGTWFPTGFHGHTRSKSRNDIFQEYRQQAKPPPPEKLIRRLRESPLKHNFSKHDSQRVFHDSATYLENSKTKCRAKTAFGRSSEFKKDLISWIPIQTERQQQWPLISTYKADFWHHRNPQSTAVMIPQLLVPRVRPLITVAHPRSEIMQTTYRQFYGHCQPNPNVHTNVFTGEVQSTPMEKEATFVYVNPKPKTASGKWRATSLLSQGTTVADCLSWPGPKTDTAHD